A stretch of the Erpetoichthys calabaricus chromosome 3, fErpCal1.3, whole genome shotgun sequence genome encodes the following:
- the tcf21 gene encoding transcription factor 21 yields MSTGSVSDIDDLHEAELLDCDVLKLECGKDTGTSNDSTEESSNCEGGTQKKNRGASGKKRKNSPRKGTLGAVAHEGKQVQRNAANARERARMRVLSKAFSRLKTTLPWVPPDTKLSKLDTLRLASSYIAHLRQILANDKYDNGYIHPVNLTWPFMVAGKPETELKEVMTTARLCGTTAS; encoded by the exons ATGTCAACGGGTTCCGTTAGTGACATCGACGATCTTCACGAAGCAGAGCTGCTGGATTGTGACGTCTTGAAGTTGGAATGCGGCAAAGACACCGGGACTTCCAACGACAGCACCGAAGAGAGTTCCAATTGTGAGGGTGGCACgcagaaaaagaacagaggaGCGTCGGGAAAGAAGCGTAAAAACAGCCCGAGGAAAGGCACGCTGGGCGCAGTGGCACACGAAGGCAAGCAGGTCCAAAGAAATGCCGCGAATGCAAGGGAAAGGGCGAGGATGCGAGTTTTGAGTAAAGCGTTTTCCAGACTTAAGACCACTTTGCCCTGGGTGCCCCCGGACACTAAACTTTCCAAACTGGACACACTGAGACTGGCATCGAGCTATATAGCTCATTTGCGACAAATACTTGCCAATGACAAGTATGACAATGGCTACATTCACCCAGTCAATCTG ACGTGGCCCTTTATGGTGGCTGGAAAACCTGAAACCGAGCTGAAAGAAGTTATGACAACAGCCCGTTTATGTGGAACCACGGCATCCTGA